A stretch of DNA from Agelaius phoeniceus isolate bAgePho1 chromosome 4, bAgePho1.hap1, whole genome shotgun sequence:
TTAAATTGGACTTCAAGTAGAAATTCATTAGTTGATTATGTACCTCTTTAAATATatccttttgtttgtttgtaattGCAGTCTGTGGAAGTTTTCCTCTGTGACAGGGGTTGGAGCGCTGTAAGGTCCTTGTATCTTCAAGTCCCTCACAGGCTGATTGATACTAAGTGGTAGACAGAGCTTGGCAGTGTTTTGTTGGCCTTTTTGGTACTGTCGTTTTTATGTTCTGCAGTACTTGTTTCAGATGTTTTTGGCTTGTGAGTACAATAGTTTAAGGATACAAAGTTTCAGGTATTGCAGATTTATTTTGTTCAGTGCCCCAGAGTATTCAAACACCCAGCAGAACTTGCACATCATCACCTGTTTGCTGTCAAGTGACTGTGTGCCAGTAATCTGTTCAAGGGCTGGAATGGGCACAATGGGACATTGAACCAAAGGGACATCAGCACAGGCATCCTAAAGGAAAAGGATTAAAAATTTCTTAGGTGTGCTAGGAAGGATGCTGCTATAAGGAGCTTTGATCATACAGAGAGCATTAAATGAGGTACAGCTTGTGAAAACTGTTGGGTGTTCCTGTGGGAGCACCTCAGAGGTCTTGCATGTTTCTCTGCTTTTGGCAGAGCACTGAGCTGGATGAGGGTTGGGATGCAGTCAGAGACCTCATGTAAAGATAAggattttcttgttttgttccAGTTGCCAATGATAATGCACCAGAACACGCACTGCGACCTGGCTTTTTGTCCACCTTTGCCCTTGCCACAGATCAGGGCAGTAAGTTAGGACTCTCCAAAAACAAAAGTATCATCTGCTATTACAATACCTACCAGGTGAGTGACCTCAGTGTGCCCTGTCCTCAGTGACATGAGCTGTTCTTACATTACATTGAGCAAGAGAAAGAAGGTTATTTAAGCTCTGGTAGATTTTCACTAGGCTGCTATTGAAGtaattttgatttatttcttaCACAGCTTTAGTTAAGCCTAAatttcacagtattttttaaacttctgttACCTTTCTCAAAACTTGAGATTTACTTGTTGACAATGGGAAAGTGTAGTAGTTCTGAATTTGCAGATGTTGCTCATATGCTCTTCTGGATCTTTTATGAAGGGTTTATGTTCTTTTTTATAAACAATGTTAATAACTAGTGACACCTAACATGAATTAAAGCACATGCAGCCTGCTTCATAGCTAATCCTGCTGCCAGTATGACTTTGAGGTAAGAACACTTTGAAATACCCCtcacatttttcacaaataaattGATTATTTGTGTCCAAAAGTCCATCATCTACTACATTTCTGCTCCTTCACAAGTTCTGGTGGTCCTGAGAGCTTTTAATTATGGCTGCAGTAAACTGGCCAGCTGTTTAGCCTGCAGTGTGTCAAGCTTTGTTTGGAAATTAAGTGGGTGAGTGAGTTAGTACATTGCTTTGACTCTCTTGATGCTGCTAGCTTACTGTTGTGCCCACAGTGCCGTTTCCCTGGTAATGGAGGAACAGATATTCCTGTACAGGGaacagtattttaaaacaataaacCTGCCTGCCCTCCTGTTTCCCGTGGAGGGTGTGGTCTCCACAGTGTAATCTGCAGGgtctgcagctggggcagggttCTGGTGGACAGCACTCTGTAGAACAGAGTGGAGGTGGAGGGAAATGCCAGGTTTTCCATCTGCAGCTCCCTGTACTATAGGGTAAGTTCTGCTGGTGTTTTTAGCCATGAATCTTGAGAAACAGGTACACTGAAAAGTCACCTCTGTGGCTCTTGCTCCTGCTTGCCCTTTAAACTGAGGAGGCTGCTGGTTGCAGAAAGAATTTTTGTGTAAAGAATTCATCAGAGCCCTGGTGTGCACGGTGTGTTAGCTGCTGGCTGAGCACTTCTCTCTCCTTGCAGGTGGTGCAGTTCAATCGCTTACCTTTGGTAGTGAGTTTCATTGCAAGCAGCAATGCCAATACAGGTATGTCTGCACATTTGTTTTAAAGATTGCAGTAttttaataattgaaaataaGTTCCCTGAATTCGCTGCAAGCTGTGTTAGCTTTGTTCCTGCTGTGAATTTTGTCAGTGTATTGTGAAAGGTGTGAGTAAAAATTGACAGATTTTAGGTGTCTTGCTGGCGCTGTTATTCTTCTAGAAGCATATTCTAGAAGCATCCTGTGATTAACCTTGCCCATGCTGCGTGGGCAGTACTGTGCTGTACAAGCCAGCTGTTGGGTCTCAGAATTTCTGTCAGCCAAGTTAACATTCTGCAGGAATGTGTGCAGATTTGTCTTCAGTTCTGTGGGGTGGGGAAGTCCTTCAGCCAGGCCCTAGCCTTGCTGGTGAGGACATTGGCTAATGAATATGAGCAGAAAGGATTTAGTTTTGATACAGCTTCTTGGGACACAGTTATGGAAGTGGCAAGGCAGTAGTGGGGGAGAGTTGTGCTGCACTGGGTGCCTCTTTCAGTGCCAGGGACTGCAGACACCCtgcctgggggtgctgcccacTATTCACAGGAAAGTGAGTAGCTCGCATGAAACATTTCAGGCTTTGAAAAGCACTGCCTGTGACttgggagggagctgtggactCTGGAGAGAGGCTTCTCAGTGATGTTGTTTGATGGAACATTCTGtctcttctctctttccagGGCTGATTGTAAGTTTAGAGAAGGAGCTCACGCCCCTGTTTGAAGAACTGAGGCAGGTTGTTGAAGTTTCTTAACCCGATGGTATAGCCAGAGTGCAGCATTCCTCTGCAGCCCAGTGGACAGAAAGATTCAATAATCATCAGTCAAATAACACGTCTTGGAAGAAATACCACAGCTCCTTAGTATACTAAGTAAGAGTAAATTGTACATAGTACTGAATCTGAAATGATCTACTAGTGTGTTGTAGGTGGATGTTACTTTAGGCCATGCTTCTTGTATTGTGCAGTACTGGAGAGCCCACCAAAATAGCTCCCATGGAGTTTAGCTCAGCCAGCTGAGCCAGGCCGGCACCATGCCCTTGGCTCCAAGGAGCGACCCCCAGATCTCCTGCTTCACAGGGCACATGGCACATGGCAGGGTGTCCTCAGGCTGGCCACCACTGCCTGTGGGAAGGCACATCAGGTGGAGGGAGTGAGCAGAGATGTGCTTGGAGGCATTGTGAGAGCAAGTGTGATAGCAGTGACTTGTCGGTACAATCAATGTCACAGCTTCCTTACACGGGGGGCACTTTGGCAAGGGAGTGCTACTAATCTGGATGCTAGCTGCATCCTGCTTCCACTAGGAAGAAAGCTGTTTCTATGGAAGGTATTGCTGTAGGGATTTTCATGATGCCTAGCTAAAAGCACCCAAACAATGTCTCACTTcttcatggggttttttctgtaaTATGGTTGTGAAGATCTCATGTCTCATAGTCTTTGTGTGGGTTCATCACTGGTGACACTCTCAGCTTATTTACCCTTAGGTTTTCttaagtaaataaatataaataaaatacagtatttttaaatgacAGAGCCTGGTCCACTCTTCTGTTGCACTGTAATAACCCCACAGCACATCTGCTTGTCTCTAGAGAGAGCAGGTCTCTTAATTGTTTGTAAATGTCCAAACTCCATGAATTATACACTGAAAACTAACCAATGTGTCTCTCAGTTGGGCAGTAAGGATACCAAGtcccagggcagtgcagagaTCCCGTTGCTGGGGATCAAGCCTGTGTTCTTAGCCCCATCCCTTGTTCCCTCCCACGTCCCCTTATGACAcctgccaggcactgcagatctgggggacagctctgggcaggtctgtgtcccaggctgggaaaggggatgCCATGGCCCTGTGCTCACACCTCACTGACCTGTGGTGCATCAGGCAGCATGGGGGGAAACAATGGTGCTGGAAATGACAGCTGGGAGTTCTTGTCTCAAAAAGAGATTACAGCTTGTCAGTCAAcccttttccatttaaaataagCTGGAATGGGACTTTGGTTGCTGGTCATTACAGAAGCAGCTGGAAGGTGTGTGTATTTCTGGCAAAATGTGTTTGTGTTCCAGCAAAGGCCTCCCCTTGCTGTTTGCTTCTGCTCAACCCTGCTTCTGTCTGTGATGGCTTCCAAGGCCACCCAAGTGCTGTTTCTTTCACTGGCTTCAGTTTGTGACACCGTGTGCTGAACTTGTGCCCAGTGTTTTGTGAGGCAGCCTATTGCTGTGAAAAAGGGAAAGCAATGTTTGTGGTTTCCCCACAAGCTCTATTTTCAAGCCATGTTCACAGGACAGTGATGCTGTTGGAGAATATAAGCTCTCTTCCCTTTATGCTGCCTCTCTCTCACACAAACTCAGCAAAGGTTTTTAATTAAATGGGAGATGCCAGTTTGTTAAAGCTTCATTAAGGGAAAAAGGAGCACAAAGCTTTAACAATACAGTGCAGGAATATAAAAGACCTGTGGTAGTTTTATAATGACATTTTATTCAGAAAACAGtctgtataaaaatatttacaaatactTTAAATTTCTAAGTTGAAATAAAATGCTATTTATATGTCCTAATTtagattttctttcttcttctaatGTGCTTTTGCCTTCCTCTTCTGCACTCTTCTCCCAGCAAAGGCAATTATCAGACACCTTCTGCATGAACAATACCAAACACAGACTGCAGTATTGCATAGCAGGAGAGGTTTGCAGATGCTGTTTCAGCACAAATTTGATTGttatgcagggagagagggtCCCCTCTCTTTGCCCGCCCTCAAGGAGGCACAGAATTGCTCAGGGGATCTTGCAGCTGGGTCAGTCTGGTCTTGAGCCTCTCCAGTGTGTCAAACTTTGCTCCCAAAATGTAACACCTATTTAGAGTACAGCACCAACATCATGGAGTTTCACTTCTTGTCTCTCTAGTGAGCCACAACGCTGTTAAATGTGTGTCCTGTGGTTTCTCAGAACCCTGGTTTGTATACAGGTGTGCTTACATGATGCTGTTCACCATTACCTACAGATGCTGTTTGAAACAAACATTCCCTTGTAGCCATCACTGTGGAATAAAGCTAAACCATATAGAAGTTTGACATCTGTCACTTTGAAAAGGCCCTTGAAATACTTCTCTCTGGATTGCAATATAGATACTATTTACAAAATGTAATTCTgtcatttttcttttggttcAAAGCCTAAACAGGTAATAAAAAGATATTTAATGTTTCCAGAAAGGACCTGTTTTAAATAAAAGGTTCAAGGTTACAGAATATGATACCAGTGCTTAGTTGTGATGCAGCTTGCAATAACTTAATGAGTGCTCTGAATAACCCCAAAAGTTTTGAATAGTGCCCACTTTTGTGATTAGGTGGCAGGAGTTTGAATTGAGTGCATTACAGGCATACACCACACGCATCAAACCCACACTCTGGTTCTGCAACCATCGCCACGCGTGACTcggcagccccagagcacccagagctgcaggatccCGTGTATGCAGAGCTGGGTGACCTCTGTGAGGGGCACAGAGAGCACTGGAGACCTGAGGCTGCCCTCTGGTAAGCAATGCCTTCCCCTGGAGAGAGGCAATTCCTGCCCGTGGAGCAGGAGCGCTGGCACACCGCTAGGAACTGAGGGTGGCGCTACgctcctccagctgcttccGTATCCGTGACTGCAACAGAAAGACAGCCCATTACTGCTTGGCTGCATGCATGTGGCTGAGTACAACCCACCCAATTCCTCGTAGTTTTATAGGAAGTAGTGCTTTCAAGCCTTTACATTGTCTCCTCATTCCTGCCATCATGACCCAGGACACGCGGTCTGGGCTGATGATCAGTATTGTTTACCAAGCACATATAATGACATCCTTAGAGATGGAAGTAATTTTTTCTTACAAATGAGTGTGCCTGTAAAAGTGCATCCCAAAAACGCTGAAGTGGGTTTGCAGAGAGATACATTATGCCCCTGTGCATGGCACTgatgaggccacaccttgactGCTGTGtacagttttgggcccctcagttCAAGAAGGTGCCTGAAAATACTTTCCCTCTTACTTTCCCTCCAGAAAAGGGCAGTGGAGGGGAAGGGGCTAGATCATGAGtcctatgaggagcagctgatggagctggggttgtttagcctggggaagaggaggttctggggtgaccttatcactccctgaaaggaggggGTAGCCAGCTGGgtgttggtctcttctcccaggcaaccagtgacaggatgagaggacatagcctcaagctgtgccaggggaggtttagactggacatcaggaggaatttcttcacagaaggggTTGTTAGACATTGGGaatgagctgcccagggaggtggtggagtcaccattcctggaggtgCTTAAGAAAAGACAGGGTGTGGCTATGACACTCAGTGCCACAGTGTCTAGTTAACAAGGTTGTGACTgatcaaaggttggacttgatgacctcagaggtcctttccaacctaattgattctgtgattatgtgaAAATGCATATTCCAATCTAGCTGGCCTGGCAGCCAGAGCAAGTTCTCCCTTGTTggaggtgctgagagctgtAGCCCTTGGGTGCCCCAGtcctgggggctgtgctggcagtaGCAGCACACATCACCTTACCAGTTTCCACCGCAGGATTTTAATCCACTCGTCAGCTTCTATCCCCGTTTTTGCACACAGGTAGTATGTCCTTAGTGGGAACACTAAACTGCAAGTAAACAAAGCTTTCTTAAGTTGCTAGAACAACTGGCAGTTCTCCACAAAACTGAGCCCAGCTGGCCTATGCCAGCAGTtgctgaggcagagcaggacagggaggcTGAGCTCCCCTTCAGCCACCAGGAGGGAGATTAAACAAGAATGGGTGACAGCCTTTTACAGCCCAGGGTCCTTAAGGACAAGGACCCTTCTAAGGATAAAAGACCCACATTTGGGCACAGAAGAGGTTACCATGGGACCTGTATCAGTGTCTGACCCCAAGATCCATGAGTCTCGGTGATGATTATAGATGCTCACAGAATTAGAAATGCCCACTACACATGGGCCCACCTTTTGCCAGGAGTAATTTGGCAAAGCCATGCAGGACTGACAGAGATTGTCTGACAGAAAGAGACTTGTGAGTTAGAGGATGAGCAGGGTCACAACCACCAAAGGACCTTTCAGAAACACACATTGTTTATATTTCAAAATTCCCTTTGAACTTCCCAGCAACATGGAGAAAATCCTGCAACCTACCAGAAACAATTGACTCTTTCCTGGGAATAGTCAAATTGCACAGCTGAGCATTCAGTTAAGTCAAGTGCTCGAATTGGTTCCGTAGCCTTgaagagaaaatgttttaaaatgtggACATGAAAAAAGAAGATAAGGTTATCTCACTTCATCTTCAGTGCATCTAGACTTTTACAGGCACCTCCACAGGTTTTTCCAGGCATAGTTACAATGGCTGTAACACTATAAGCACAAATTAGCAAGCATAACATCAGTGGTATGACACAAAGTGAGCTTAATACAAAAAATGCAGGGCTGTTCACATCTGGACAAGCAACAGAGGAGATCTCAACTGCAGGAATATTTGAGCTACATGGAGGCTGCTGAGGGTTTGGCTGATGCCTTCTAATGTGACTGACACAGCAGCAAACCTGGCACCACTTTCAGCCAAGGTTTACAGAGACAAAGGCATGGGTATAGGGCCTATCAGACCAGCCAGCTGTTAGAGATTGAATTAATTCCTAAGTGCCTTAAAAGGATGAAGCTGGGTCAGGACAAATGTAGAAGCAAAGCCAAAGTAGTGCTTGCAGCAGAAGTGATAGATTTGGCTGCCTGAGAAGCATGtgtgcacaaacacacacacatatatacgtGTGTAAAAGTTTCTTTGCACAAGCTCAGGTGCAGGGATTGTGTATAAGAGCAACCCATCTCCCTTAGGAGCTTCATTCTCCCTAAGTGTGAGAGCTCTTCCTCCATTTGTTTCAGCCTCACATTGTTAAGGCCTCAGAAGAGACAGCTTAATTGCTTTCCTCCCAAACAGCCTTAGCTGTTTCCATGGTCCTTCAGAAGGTGTATGGAGGTGTCTGTTGCTCTCTCATCTTCCCTTAATATTTTTGCTGACTCAGTGGCTGTTAGTAACACCCTacatcagaagaaaaccccCTGGGCTGAGGTGTGATACCAAATGCTATCCCAGGGTTAGCTGCAGGCTGCCCACCTGTAGGTCCCTGCAACCCCACAGCAACAACAGGAGTGCCAGGAgacactggagctgctgcctggaaggAGACTGTAGTCCTGACAAATACAGGAGTTCTTCTTGCCTGGTAAGTCACTAATGGAGTGCTGCTCTTTGAAATGCTATCCTGCAAACTTAACTCAAGCTGTCTTGAGCTGAAATGAAAACTGGTGGAAAGCCCTGCAAAAACATAACTGTTTAGAAATGGTGATGTTTCGTGAGAGAAGGCTCTTGTGTCTGCTCTTGTGTAAAAATCTGTTAGAGGCTTGAAACAGGGCTTGG
This window harbors:
- the LAMTOR3 gene encoding ragulator complex protein LAMTOR3: MADDLKRFLYKKLPSVEGLHAIVVSDRDGVPVIKVANDNAPEHALRPGFLSTFALATDQGSKLGLSKNKSIICYYNTYQVVQFNRLPLVVSFIASSNANTGLIVSLEKELTPLFEELRQVVEVS